One Novosphingobium sp. EMRT-2 DNA segment encodes these proteins:
- a CDS encoding MAPEG family protein produces the protein MIGMTILKPVVLLAAWTMVMWLWMYATRIPAMNAAKIDSATLTGGTGKDLDAVLPSKVQWIAHNYNHLHEAPTVFYAVALVLAITGHGDGLNATLGWSYAGLRVVHSLVQATVNRVLVRFALFALSTFVLMALVVHAAMAVF, from the coding sequence ATGATCGGAATGACCATCCTGAAACCCGTGGTCCTGCTCGCGGCCTGGACCATGGTGATGTGGCTGTGGATGTACGCCACGCGCATCCCGGCAATGAACGCGGCGAAAATCGACAGCGCCACCCTCACGGGCGGCACCGGCAAGGATCTCGATGCGGTGCTGCCGTCCAAGGTCCAGTGGATCGCCCACAACTACAACCACCTGCACGAAGCACCGACCGTGTTCTACGCCGTGGCGCTGGTGCTGGCGATCACGGGCCACGGCGATGGCCTGAACGCCACGCTGGGCTGGAGCTATGCCGGCCTGCGCGTGGTGCACAGCCTTGTGCAGGCGACGGTCAACCGCGTGCTGGTGCGTTTCGCGCTGTTCGCGCTGTCGACATTCGTGCTGATGGCGCTGGTCGTCCACGCCGCGATG
- a CDS encoding MAPEG family protein — translation MQQAMLAPAAVLVAWSLIMLGWAAATRLPALSRIGGMANAKPGGRGQDLEGVLPPVVNWKSHNYTHLMEQPTLFYAVVAILAIVGADRIDVGLAWGYVGLRVVHSLWQATVNRVPVRFTLFSLSTFCLIGLTIRAVLATVVI, via the coding sequence ATGCAACAGGCAATGCTGGCGCCCGCCGCCGTTCTGGTGGCGTGGTCGCTGATCATGCTGGGCTGGGCCGCGGCGACGCGCCTGCCGGCCCTGTCGCGGATCGGTGGAATGGCCAACGCCAAGCCGGGCGGTCGCGGACAGGATCTGGAAGGCGTGCTGCCGCCGGTGGTGAACTGGAAATCGCACAACTACACGCACCTGATGGAGCAGCCGACGCTGTTCTACGCGGTGGTCGCGATCCTGGCCATCGTCGGGGCCGATCGGATCGATGTGGGGCTGGCCTGGGGCTATGTCGGCCTGCGCGTGGTCCATTCGCTGTGGCAGGCGACGGTCAACCGCGTTCCGGTGCGCTTCACGCTGTTCAGCCTTTCCACGTTCTGCCTGATCGGCCTGACGATCCGGGCCGTGCTGGCGACGGTTGTCATCTAA